A genome region from Bradyrhizobium commune includes the following:
- a CDS encoding NAD(P)/FAD-dependent oxidoreductase encodes MAANPHRVVIVGAGFGGLETTYRLDGSPVEITLIDRRNHHLFQPLLYQVATASLATSEIAWPIRHLMSDRREVTTLFANVSGVDAEKRCVLLDDGSEVPYDTLVLATGVRHAYFGHDEWEQFAPGLKTLEDATTLRRHILVAFERAERETDPARRAARLTFVIIGAGPTGVELAGTIIELARHTLPPDFRNIDTTKARVVLIEAGPRVLAGFADDLSAYAQASLEKIGVEVVLGQPVTEIDRDGVVYGGQRLNAKTMIWAAGVRASPAAEWLGAPADRAGRVQVEADLTIPGHPEIFAIGDTVSINAWNGKPVPGIAPAAKQQGRHVAETIKARLRGAATGPFRYKHAGSLAQIGKQLAVIDFGRIKLRGTVAWWIWGIAHIYFLIGLRHRLSVAMSWLWAYARDQRAARLITQGSSKVV; translated from the coding sequence ATGGCCGCAAATCCCCATCGCGTCGTCATCGTCGGCGCCGGCTTCGGCGGGCTGGAGACGACCTACCGGCTCGACGGCAGCCCGGTCGAGATCACGCTGATCGACCGCCGCAACCATCATCTGTTTCAGCCGCTGCTCTATCAGGTCGCGACCGCATCGCTTGCGACCAGCGAGATCGCCTGGCCGATCCGCCATCTCATGAGTGACCGGCGCGAGGTGACGACGCTGTTTGCAAACGTCAGTGGCGTGGACGCGGAGAAGCGCTGCGTGCTGCTCGACGACGGCAGCGAGGTGCCCTACGACACGCTGGTGCTCGCGACTGGGGTCCGCCACGCCTATTTCGGCCATGATGAATGGGAACAGTTCGCACCCGGACTGAAGACGCTGGAGGATGCGACCACGCTGCGCCGGCATATTCTGGTGGCGTTCGAGCGCGCCGAGCGCGAGACCGATCCGGCGCGACGCGCGGCACGGCTCACCTTCGTCATCATCGGCGCTGGACCAACCGGTGTCGAACTGGCCGGCACCATCATCGAGCTGGCGCGGCACACATTGCCGCCGGACTTCCGCAACATCGATACGACCAAAGCGCGCGTCGTGCTGATCGAGGCGGGTCCTCGCGTGCTCGCCGGTTTCGCCGACGATCTCTCGGCCTATGCGCAGGCCTCGCTCGAAAAAATCGGCGTCGAGGTCGTGCTGGGCCAGCCCGTCACCGAGATCGACCGCGACGGCGTCGTCTATGGTGGACAGCGGCTGAACGCGAAAACCATGATCTGGGCCGCCGGCGTGCGCGCCTCGCCCGCCGCCGAATGGCTGGGCGCGCCGGCAGATCGCGCCGGGCGCGTGCAGGTCGAGGCGGATCTCACCATCCCCGGCCATCCCGAGATCTTTGCGATCGGCGACACCGTGAGCATCAACGCCTGGAACGGCAAGCCGGTGCCCGGCATCGCGCCGGCGGCCAAGCAGCAGGGCCGCCATGTCGCCGAGACCATCAAAGCGCGCCTGCGCGGCGCGGCGACGGGCCCATTCCGCTACAAGCACGCCGGCAGCCTCGCCCAGATCGGCAAGCAGCTCGCCGTGATCGACTTCGGCCGCATCAAGCTGCGCGGCACCGTCGCGTGGTGGATCTGGGGCATCGCCCACATCTACTTCCTGATCGGGCTCCGCCACCGCCTCAGCGTCGCCATGAGCTGGCTCTGGGCCTACGCCCGCGACCAGCGCGCGGCGCGGCTGATCACGCAGGGCAGCAGCAAGGTGGTGTAG
- a CDS encoding ABC transporter substrate-binding protein yields the protein MKHLKWAFALAASLLSGAASAEISDNVVRVGVLNDISGIFQDTNGMGSVEAARMAAEDFNGGGKGIKVEIVYADHQNKADVGNAIARKWLDVEGVDAIVDVPNSAVGLSINTLLRGSRMTFLASSTASADLTGKACSPNTIQWVNDTWATGNTTAAAMMSRGGKDWYFLTVDYALGKGIEAEAQKYIEAHGGKVLGSSKHPLGTSDFASFLLQAQGSKAQVIGLANAGGDTINAVKQAAEFGIQQGGQKLVAFLLFINDVHGMGIKVAQGLQLMEAFYWDMNDDTRAFAKRFAARPGMNGKMPSGNQAGVYASTLAYLNAVAATGSDNAKDVVPEMKKFKGKDRLFGDTTIRQDGRVVHPMYLFEVKKPEESRYPYDYYRLVSTIAPDQAFRPMAEGGCELVK from the coding sequence ATGAAGCATCTGAAGTGGGCGTTTGCGCTGGCCGCGAGCCTGTTGAGCGGCGCCGCGAGCGCAGAGATTTCCGACAATGTCGTGCGTGTCGGCGTGCTCAACGACATTTCCGGCATTTTCCAGGATACTAACGGCATGGGCTCGGTCGAGGCCGCGCGCATGGCGGCGGAGGATTTCAACGGTGGGGGTAAGGGCATCAAGGTCGAGATCGTCTATGCCGACCATCAGAACAAGGCCGATGTCGGCAACGCCATCGCGCGCAAGTGGCTGGATGTCGAAGGTGTCGATGCCATCGTCGACGTGCCGAACTCGGCGGTCGGCCTCTCCATCAACACGCTGTTGCGCGGTAGCCGCATGACGTTCCTCGCGTCGTCGACTGCGAGCGCCGATCTCACCGGCAAGGCGTGTTCACCCAACACCATCCAATGGGTCAACGACACCTGGGCGACCGGCAATACGACGGCGGCCGCAATGATGTCGCGCGGCGGCAAGGACTGGTATTTCCTCACGGTCGACTATGCGCTCGGCAAGGGCATCGAGGCGGAAGCGCAGAAATACATCGAAGCGCATGGCGGCAAGGTGTTGGGGTCGTCGAAGCATCCGCTCGGCACGTCAGACTTCGCCTCCTTCCTGTTGCAGGCGCAGGGCTCGAAGGCGCAGGTGATCGGGCTTGCCAACGCCGGCGGCGACACCATCAACGCGGTGAAGCAGGCGGCCGAATTCGGCATCCAGCAAGGCGGCCAGAAGCTGGTCGCCTTCCTGCTCTTCATCAACGACGTCCACGGCATGGGCATCAAGGTTGCCCAGGGGCTTCAGCTGATGGAAGCCTTCTACTGGGACATGAACGACGACACCCGCGCCTTCGCCAAGCGATTTGCCGCGCGTCCCGGCATGAACGGCAAGATGCCGAGCGGCAATCAGGCCGGCGTCTATGCATCCACGCTCGCCTATCTCAATGCAGTCGCCGCCACCGGCAGCGATAATGCGAAGGACGTCGTGCCCGAAATGAAGAAGTTCAAAGGCAAGGACAGACTGTTCGGCGACACCACAATTCGCCAGGACGGCCGCGTGGTGCATCCGATGTATCTGTTCGAGGTCAAGAAGCCGGAGGAGTCGAGATACCCGTACGACTATTACAGGCTGGTCTCGACGATTGCGCCTGATCAGGCGTTCCGCCCGATGGCCGAGGGCGGGTGCGAGCTGGTGAAGTAG